The following are encoded in a window of Chitinophagaceae bacterium genomic DNA:
- a CDS encoding DUF1501 domain-containing protein, producing the protein MKRREFLGKSMAVTLPALISGYAVKALDADSPLVQALMGGGPDTDHVLVIIQLSGGNDGLNMVIPISNYNLYNAARPNIAIPENRILGLSGYANTGLHPSMTGLQSLYNDTKLKIIQAVGYPQPNFSHFRATDIWMTGSNSNQEVYTGWAGRYLNYEYPNFPNGYPSADTPDPLAIQIGSTASLTTQGPSVNMAMSITSATNFYQLINGTSDPVPATKAGKELTFIRTIAKQTQQYAGSITAAAGRVTQQNPYPANNTLADQLKIVARLIKGGLKTRVYMVSFGGFDNHSLQTTATDTTVGTHATLLGRVSDAIKAFQDDLVFLGVEDRVVGMTFSEFGRRIKSNSSIGTDHGAAAPMFVFGKPVQGGVLGNNPTIPAVVNVNDNIPMQYDFRSVYSTLLEKWFCLPKETVQGLFPPNVNSQLQDLPLIKDGVCVTAPPPPSPSGKTMITNYPNPFTNKTTIEFSTDGGHTLIQIIDTAGRLIVNLLEKDYPAASRQTVVFDASHLPNGIYYARLQNGSTQQVRPMLKVR; encoded by the coding sequence ATGAAACGCAGAGAATTTTTAGGAAAATCAATGGCGGTTACCTTGCCTGCATTAATAAGCGGTTATGCTGTAAAGGCGCTGGATGCTGACTCCCCATTGGTGCAGGCATTGATGGGCGGTGGTCCGGATACCGACCACGTTTTGGTCATCATTCAGTTATCCGGAGGTAATGATGGGTTGAATATGGTGATCCCTATTAGCAATTACAACCTTTATAATGCAGCCCGTCCCAATATTGCAATTCCTGAAAACAGGATCCTGGGTTTAAGCGGGTATGCAAATACGGGCCTTCATCCCAGTATGACCGGTTTGCAAAGCCTGTATAATGATACCAAATTAAAGATCATCCAGGCGGTAGGATACCCGCAACCAAATTTCTCTCATTTCAGGGCTACCGATATATGGATGACCGGAAGTAACAGCAACCAGGAAGTATATACCGGTTGGGCCGGCAGGTACCTGAATTATGAATACCCGAATTTTCCCAATGGATATCCCAGTGCAGATACGCCTGATCCGCTCGCTATTCAGATTGGTTCTACCGCTTCTTTGACCACGCAGGGCCCCAGCGTGAATATGGCCATGAGCATCACCAGCGCTACCAACTTCTACCAGTTGATAAATGGTACCAGCGACCCCGTGCCTGCAACAAAGGCCGGTAAAGAACTGACCTTTATACGTACCATCGCAAAGCAGACCCAGCAATATGCAGGATCCATCACGGCAGCAGCCGGAAGGGTTACACAGCAAAATCCTTACCCGGCGAATAATACTCTTGCCGATCAACTGAAGATCGTTGCCCGGTTGATCAAGGGAGGCTTGAAAACAAGGGTATACATGGTAAGCTTTGGCGGATTTGATAATCATAGTTTGCAAACGACCGCAACCGACACCACGGTTGGTACACATGCCACCTTATTGGGGAGGGTGAGTGATGCCATTAAAGCATTCCAGGATGACCTGGTCTTTCTAGGCGTTGAAGACCGGGTGGTTGGGATGACCTTCAGCGAATTCGGGCGCAGGATAAAAAGCAACAGCAGTATTGGTACCGATCATGGAGCGGCAGCTCCGATGTTTGTGTTTGGCAAACCCGTGCAGGGCGGCGTATTGGGAAATAACCCTACGATCCCTGCCGTTGTAAATGTGAATGACAATATACCCATGCAGTACGATTTCAGAAGTGTTTACTCAACACTGCTGGAAAAATGGTTCTGTCTTCCAAAAGAGACCGTACAGGGTCTGTTCCCGCCCAATGTGAACAGCCAGTTGCAGGATCTGCCATTGATAAAAGACGGTGTTTGTGTAACCGCACCACCACCACCAAGCCCTTCCGGCAAAACGATGATCACCAACTATCCCAATCCATTTACCAATAAAACGACCATCGAATTCAGTACGGATGGTGGCCATACCCTGATACAGATAATTGATACAGCCGGCAGGCTGATCGTTAACCTGCTGGAAAAAGATTATCCTGCTGCTTCCAGGCAAACCGTTGTATTTGATGCCTCTCATTTGCCCAACGGTATTTATTATGCCCGTTTGCAGAATGGCTCTACGCAGCAGGTGAGGCCGATGCTCAAAGTGAGATAA
- a CDS encoding DUF1800 domain-containing protein, producing MDRRDFLTAGKTKKTTATAEITKTARTFSGINPYTGPWTTNEVIHLLKRTMFGAKKADVDYFATLTVSQAVSELLNPVAANPAPPVKEYTTSTQPGTPDSNIAQGTTWVNDINNDGTVQSQRRASYKKWWTGVMVNQDRSIKEKMIFLWIDHFGNEANEVGNANWIYRQHTTIRQNCLGNFKQMVRDMTVDIAMLRYLNGYLNTAAAPDENYARELQELFTLGKGPGSQYTEQDVKEAAKVLTGWQVNGTTYQTVFNPARHSTVNKQFSSFYNNTVITGRTGTTAGDLELNDLLNMIFVQNEVAKFIVRKFYRWFIYYEIDAATEANVITPLADIFRSANYEIKPVLTTLFESEHFFDVLNQGCVIKTPADIVIGAMREYAVRMPVSTDWNTNYGHWNTLYSFMTLQGLNLHDPPNVAGLPAYYQEPSFHEIWITTDSLPKRNQFTDIMTNTGYIRNGFRMQFEFVEYAKTLSNPGNPNDLINETLTYLYRLNLSPQVKDQMKIQMLLSNQLYDYYWTNAWSAYIANPTTANFNIVNTRLKDLFRYLMNLSEYQLS from the coding sequence ATGGACAGAAGAGACTTCCTGACAGCGGGTAAAACAAAAAAAACTACTGCCACTGCTGAAATTACAAAGACAGCCCGGACTTTTAGCGGGATAAACCCGTATACAGGGCCCTGGACGACCAATGAAGTAATACACCTGTTGAAGCGGACCATGTTTGGTGCAAAAAAGGCAGACGTTGACTATTTTGCCACCCTTACTGTGAGCCAGGCTGTGAGTGAATTGCTTAACCCTGTTGCTGCCAACCCGGCTCCCCCGGTCAAAGAATATACTACCTCCACCCAACCCGGTACACCAGACAGCAACATAGCGCAGGGAACAACCTGGGTGAATGATATCAACAACGACGGTACGGTGCAAAGCCAGCGCAGGGCATCGTATAAGAAATGGTGGACAGGGGTTATGGTGAACCAGGACAGGAGCATCAAAGAGAAAATGATATTTCTGTGGATCGACCATTTTGGAAATGAAGCCAACGAAGTTGGCAATGCCAATTGGATTTACAGGCAGCATACAACGATCCGCCAGAATTGTCTTGGCAATTTTAAACAAATGGTCAGGGATATGACTGTTGACATAGCCATGCTGCGTTATTTGAATGGTTATTTGAACACGGCCGCTGCACCCGACGAAAACTATGCCCGTGAATTGCAGGAGTTATTTACTTTGGGTAAGGGTCCGGGCAGCCAGTATACAGAGCAGGATGTAAAAGAAGCTGCAAAGGTTTTAACCGGCTGGCAGGTTAATGGAACAACGTATCAAACGGTCTTCAACCCGGCCCGTCACAGTACGGTGAACAAACAGTTCTCCTCTTTTTATAACAATACCGTTATTACCGGAAGAACAGGAACTACCGCCGGTGACCTGGAACTGAATGACCTGCTCAACATGATCTTTGTTCAGAATGAAGTGGCAAAATTCATTGTGAGAAAGTTTTACCGCTGGTTCATTTATTACGAAATTGATGCAGCCACCGAAGCAAATGTCATTACCCCGCTGGCAGATATCTTCCGCTCCGCCAACTACGAGATCAAACCTGTATTAACCACATTATTTGAAAGCGAACATTTTTTTGACGTCCTGAACCAGGGTTGCGTGATCAAAACCCCGGCCGATATTGTAATTGGGGCCATGAGGGAATATGCAGTAAGAATGCCGGTATCAACGGACTGGAATACGAACTACGGCCATTGGAATACCTTGTACTCTTTCATGACCTTACAGGGCCTGAACCTGCATGACCCCCCGAATGTTGCCGGGCTCCCCGCTTATTACCAGGAACCCTCTTTTCACGAGATATGGATCACCACGGATTCGTTGCCCAAAAGGAACCAGTTTACAGATATAATGACCAATACCGGTTATATACGAAACGGATTCCGGATGCAGTTTGAATTTGTAGAATACGCCAAAACGCTTTCTAACCCGGGCAATCCGAACGATCTGATAAATGAGACATTAACGTACCTGTACCGGTTGAATCTATCGCCGCAGGTAAAAGACCAGATGAAGATACAAATGTTGCTGAGCAACCAGTTGTATGATTATTACTGGACAAATGCCTGGAGTGCTTATATCGCCAACCCGACAACAGCCAATTTCAATATAGTAAATACAAGACTGAAAGACCTGTTCCGGTACCTGATGAATTTAAGTGAATATCAACTTAGCTGA
- a CDS encoding acetyl-CoA C-acyltransferase, giving the protein MQEAYIVAGYRTAVAKSKKGGFRFTRPDDLAVDVIKGLLASVPQLDVKRVDDVIVGNAVPEAEQGLQVGRMISARAVGIHAPGITINRYCASGLESIAMATAKIRTGMAECIIAGGTESMSLVPTAGWKTVPSYAIAQNEPDYYLSMGLTAEAVAKEYSVSREDQDIFSYNSHLKAGNAIKEGYFKPGILPINVEEVYLDAKGKKQKRNFIIDTDEGVRADTSPEGLAKLKPAFAMGGTVTAGNSSQTSDGAAFVIVMSEKMLNELGLKPIARLVNCASAGVHPRIMGIGPVEAVPKVLKQAGMNLSQIDLVELNEAFASQALAVIRTLELDPGIVNINGGAIALGHPLGCTGCKLTIQIVNDMKRLNKKYGIVTACVGGGQGIAGIIENIQ; this is encoded by the coding sequence ATGCAGGAAGCCTATATAGTAGCCGGATACAGAACAGCCGTTGCCAAAAGCAAAAAAGGCGGATTTCGTTTTACCAGGCCCGATGACCTGGCTGTAGATGTGATCAAAGGCCTGCTGGCGAGTGTACCCCAGCTGGATGTAAAAAGAGTGGACGATGTAATTGTAGGTAATGCCGTGCCGGAAGCAGAGCAGGGACTGCAGGTTGGCAGGATGATCTCAGCCAGGGCAGTTGGCATCCATGCACCGGGCATTACCATCAACCGCTATTGTGCCAGCGGCCTGGAAAGCATTGCCATGGCCACCGCCAAAATAAGGACCGGTATGGCAGAATGCATCATTGCCGGCGGAACGGAAAGCATGAGCCTGGTACCCACGGCCGGGTGGAAAACAGTTCCATCGTATGCCATTGCACAAAATGAACCCGACTATTATTTAAGCATGGGCTTAACGGCCGAAGCAGTGGCCAAAGAATACAGTGTGAGCCGGGAAGACCAGGATATCTTCAGTTACAACAGTCACCTGAAAGCCGGCAATGCCATTAAGGAAGGGTATTTTAAACCGGGCATATTACCCATCAATGTGGAAGAGGTTTATTTGGATGCAAAAGGGAAAAAGCAAAAGCGGAATTTTATTATAGATACAGATGAAGGGGTGCGGGCAGATACTTCACCCGAAGGGCTGGCAAAATTAAAACCGGCTTTTGCCATGGGGGGTACAGTTACCGCCGGTAATTCTTCCCAAACCAGCGACGGTGCAGCATTTGTAATCGTAATGAGCGAGAAGATGCTGAATGAACTGGGACTAAAACCCATTGCCCGTTTGGTGAATTGTGCGAGTGCAGGGGTACATCCCCGTATCATGGGTATCGGGCCTGTGGAAGCGGTGCCTAAGGTGTTAAAACAGGCTGGCATGAACCTTTCTCAAATTGACCTGGTGGAATTGAATGAGGCATTTGCCTCGCAGGCCCTTGCAGTGATCCGGACACTTGAACTGGATCCCGGTATTGTAAACATCAACGGGGGTGCAATTGCATTGGGCCATCCCCTGGGATGCACCGGGTGTAAACTTACCATACAGATCGTCAATGACATGAAACGGCTGAATAAGAAATACGGCATCGTTACCGCCTGTGTGGGTGGTGGCCAGGGTATTGCCGGGATCATAGAAAACATCCAGTAA